A genomic window from Hypomesus transpacificus isolate Combined female chromosome 15, fHypTra1, whole genome shotgun sequence includes:
- the cep295 gene encoding centrosomal protein of 295 kDa isoform X2, translated as MKRKVARLRLSPNEEAKLIREEHERRRKLRIQQVREQERYIALQIRREVNRRREHEIQILAEELKQDWERQQKEKLETLHKLYQESLQLLGEGHRSAKENEPDWEAIAQKHEENHNRAAERYHNALKELKSQRQKEQEEQNRFIQARKKAVQVEKMRAAKVANLPPRPPNPIESIPSKKLVAVKKSDVDAFSVTHYHMPETAVDKEVDTRQPSAQQQAEQEMRRVQELAQEEQVERQEQLEKARLRGNHALRVEKLTQDRDRFLVELEHMQQTELLRRRQVVSQMPAQIFQPLYKRQEVREDWQRDMEFAFEDMYTGERRVKGDLVLQLVPESLPAMSTDSQDQELDLTLEDVPSAATALEVTPGDQQGHGHDSDHQVPAAQRQEEPSSPGGGARRQALRKLLNRIRTQKRQCGSGGVRDLPTERQTSDQDMTIDTGSLGSEEKERPVTSGVQPSESRQAPPHVLETTEESIVAGTLLHPGTHANRIHTFEADRKKREEELERQKQEQLDLLQELEEQKATLELLLQEAHQERQQLQAAVEQHDTAVGPIKPASCVDEDTQSRKIREYQQRLLQQNRLHKQSVEQARLRLEDYQRTLRYRYNSTMTATQATRGPINPICPPPLNTGRATLPLVSVDLPSGSAMPPLPVALSTHSRTQSPMEIPKRESAILPQPSILPVPGMHTRAGSGFSTKVSSVPLTVATESSRNQHPDHTAWLTDHFLQRVSAHLPDGLHPPSTSSHPPSSRPPATLGIPVPSAADPVQALHPSEHPATFPEEASAKPGIFLPGFTQTGQLFREEIELERQRQEVQEAQRRVQGQREALLLQQKEQEEDLREQWRRQKEALDALLSANTQPNPDSDDDATGLENIETDRLTLMTTLLRAIEQSDSHSPSSVEAYQNKETAAHLQPPANDPTHQSDRCHGPAPPSHPHAPRAPKPPVARTRPGVMEMMRMEQHELSAIQEVETPANGSLVTEETARLSLPGAVGVSQEQEPPAPPDGGPPGSSKSSREEPSAGIGTGSGTGTGSGRSSKLSWRDRLRLEAGAFPESDPGSAHPEQMSQNSSDSGRCGLGYFGPETSNFKPHPEVEGVSLHSAHRPSEPDGLSSTTISSGSYVTTEPDHSSNHIEGLSGRGGATLEDSSSSDGAPPTRKCLPQRRLHPQHHLCTTAASSAS; from the exons atgaagaggaaggtggcTCGATTACGGTTAAGTCCCAACGAAGAGGCTAAACTTATACGAGAAGAACACGAAAGGAGGCGGAAACTGCGAATACAACAG GTGCGTGAACAGGAACGGTATATTGCACTGCAGATCCGCAGAGAAGTCAACCGCAGACGGGAACACGAAATTCAGATCCTGGCCGAGGAGTTGAAACAGGATTGGGAGCGACAACAAAAAGAGAAACTGGAGACACTACATAAGTTGTATCAGGAGAGCCTCCAACTTTtgggagagggacacagaagtgcaaaagaaaat GAACCTGATTGGGAAGCCATAGCACAGAAACATGAGGAGAATCACAATAGAGCAGCAGAACGCTATCACAACGCCCTGAAAGAGCTCAAATCACAGAGGCAGAAGGAACAAGAGGAACAGAATCG TTTCATCCAGGCCAGGAAGAAAGCTGTTCAGGTTGAGAAAATGCGAGCTGCTAAAGTGGCCAACCTGCCACCCCGACCACCAAACCCTATTGAG AGTATTCCATCCAAGAAGCTGGTAGCAGTGAAGAAATCTGACGTGGATGCCTTCTCTGTGACCCACTATCACATGCCTGAGACTGCAGTGGACAAGGAGGTGGACACAAGACAG CCCAGCGCCCAGCAGCAGGCGGAGCAGGAGATGAGGCGTGTGCAGGAGCTGgcgcaggaggagcaggtggagcgccaggagcagctggagaagGCACGGCTGAGAGGGAACCacgctctgagggtggagaaACTCACACAG gaccgAGATCGCTTCCTTGTGGAGCTGGAGCACATGCAGCAGACAGAGCTGCTCCGAAGGAGACAGGTGGTGTCCCAGATGCCTGCTCAGATCTTCCAGCCCCTGTACAAGaggcaggaggtgagggaggactgGCAGAGGGACATGGAGTTCGCCTTCGAAGACATGTACACCGGAGAGAGAC GTGTGAAAGGTGACCTGGTGCTCCAGCTGGTCCCAGAGTCCCTCCCAGCCATGTCCACAGACAGCCAGGACCAGGAGCTGGATCTCACTCTAGAGGACGTCCCCTCCGCGGCCACAGCCCTTGAAGTCACACCCGGGGACCAGCAGGGACACGGCCATGACTCCGACCACCAGGTCCCAGCCGCCCAGAGACAAG AAGAACCCTCCAGTCCAGGAGGGGGTGCTCGTCGGCAGGCCCTGAGGAAACTCCTCAACCGCATCAGAACCCAGAAACGTCAGTGTGGTTCCGGGGGCGTCCGCGACCTGCCAACCGAGCGCCAGACGTCCGACCAGGATATGACCATCGACACTGGTTCCCTGGGCAGTGAGGAGAAGGAGCGTCCTGTCACCTCGGGCGTCCAGCCTTCTGAGTCCCGTCAGGCACCGCCTCATG TGTTGGAGACAACAGAGGAGTCCATTGTGGCTGGCACCTTGCTCCATCCTGGTACGCACGCCAACAGAATCCACACGTTCGAAGCAGACAGGAAGAAACGG gaggaggagctggagaggcagAAACAGGAGCAGCTGGacctgctgcaggagctggaggagcagaaggccacactggagctgctgctgcaggaggcCCACCAGGAGAGACAGCAGCTACAAGCTGCTGTGGAGCAACATGACACTGCTGTTGGGCCCATAAAG CCTGCGAGCTGCGTAGACGAGGATACGCAGTCCCGCAAAATACGAGAGTACCAGCAACGTCTACTACAACAGAACAG GCTCCATAAGCAGTCCGTGGAGCAGGCTCGCCTACGTCTGGAAGATTACCAACGCACTCTCCGATACCGCTACAACAGCACTATGACAGCAACGCAAGCCACTCGTGGACCTATCAATCCCATCTGCCCTCCGCCACTCAATACTGGCCGAGCGACGCTACCCTTGGTCTCTGTAGATCTCCCCTCTGGCTCTGCAATGCCTCCTCTCCCTGTAGCACTTAGCACCCATTCTAGAACCCAGTCCCCTATGGAAATCCCTAAACGAGAGTCGGCCATTTTGCCTCAACCCTCCATTCTTCCTGTTCCTGGGATGCATACAAGAGCCGGCTCAGGCTTTTCCACCAAGGTCTCATCAGTGCCACTAACAGTCGCCACAGAAAGCTCCAGAAACCAGCACCCCGATCATACTGCTTGGCTGACTGATCATTTCCTCCAGAGAGTTTCCGCCCACCTTCCAGATGGGCTACACCCCCCCTCGACCTCctcacaccccccctcctccagaccgCCTGCCACCTTGGGTATCCCAGTCCCATCTGCGGCAGACCCTGTCCAAGCCCTCCACCCATCTGAACACCCAGCCACATTTCCAGAGGAGGCCTCGGCGAAGCCTGGGATTTTCCTACCAGGGTTCACCCAGACCGGGCAGCTTTTCAGGGAGGAGATTGAgttggagaggcagaggcaggaggtgcaggaggcCCAGCGGAGGGTGCAGGGCCAGAGGGAGGCCCTCCTGCTGCagcagaaggagcaggaggaggacctgagggagcagtggaggagacagaaggaggcaTTGGACGCACTACTTAGTGCTAACACACAG CCAAACCCAGACAGTGATGATGATGCAACGGGCTTGGAGAACATAGAGACCGACCGCCTCACTCTGATGACGACCCTACTCAGAGCCATCGAGCAGTCTGACAGCCACAGCCCGTCGTCTGTAGAGGCCTATCAGAATAAAGAAACAGCAGCCCACCTTCAGCCACCGGCCAATG ACCCCACCCACCAGAGCGACCGTTGCCATGGGCCCGCCCCTCCCTCGCATCCCCATGCCCCCCGGGCACCCAAACCCCCTGTGGCCCGTACCAGGCCGGGCGTCATGGAGATGATGAGGATGGAGCAACACGAGCTCAGTGCCATCCAGGAAGTGGAGACGCCAGCCAATGGCAGTCTAGTCACAG AGGAGACTGCCAGACTGTCTCTCCCAGGAGCCGTAGGAGTCTCCCAGGAGCAGGAAcccccagctcctccagacGGGGGCCCTCCCGGCAGCTCCAAGTCCAGCCGAGAAGAGCCCTCGGCTGGGATAGGGACCGGCAGTGGGACTGGGACGGGGAGTGGTAGATCCAGCAAGCTGTcctggagagacagactgaggcTAGAGGCGGGGGCCTTTCCGGAATCTG ATCCTGGATCAGCTCACCCTGAACAAATGTCCCAGAATTCTTCTGATTCTGGCAGATGTGGCCTCGGATACTTTGGACCAGAAACCTCCAACTTCAAACCCCATCCAGAG GTGGAAGGCGTGTCTCTCCACTCGGCCCACAGACCCTCGGAGCCCGACggtctctcctccaccaccatctcctCTGGAAGCTACGTCACCACCGAGCCAGACCACAGCTCCAACCACATAG AAGGTTTgtcaggaaggggaggagctacACTGgaggactcctcctcctccgacggAGCTCCTCCTACAAGGAAGTGTCTCCCCCAGCGTCGCCTGCATCCGCAGCATCACCTCTGCACAACAGCAGCATCCAGCGCATCATAG
- the cep295 gene encoding centrosomal protein of 295 kDa isoform X3, with protein MKRKVARLRLSPNEEAKLIREEHERRRKLRIQQVREQERYIALQIRREVNRRREHEIQILAEELKQDWERQQKEKLETLHKLYQESLQLLGEGHRSAKENEPDWEAIAQKHEENHNRAAERYHNALKELKSQRQKEQEEQNRFIQARKKAVQVEKMRAAKVANLPPRPPNPIESIPSKKLVAVKKSDVDAFSVTHYHMPETAVDKEVDTRQPSAQQQAEQEMRRVQELAQEEQVERQEQLEKARLRGNHALRVEKLTQDRDRFLVELEHMQQTELLRRRQVVSQMPAQIFQPLYKRQEVREDWQRDMEFAFEDMYTGERRVKGDLVLQLVPESLPAMSTDSQDQELDLTLEDVPSAATALEVTPGDQQGHGHDSDHQVPAAQRQEEPSSPGGGARRQALRKLLNRIRTQKRQCGSGGVRDLPTERQTSDQDMTIDTGSLGSEEKERPVTSGVQPSESRQAPPHVLETTEESIVAGTLLHPGTHANRIHTFEADRKKREEELERQKQEQLDLLQELEEQKATLELLLQEAHQERQQLQAAVEQHDTAVGPIKPASCVDEDTQSRKIREYQQRLLQQNRLHKQSVEQARLRLEDYQRTLRYRYNSTMTATQATRGPINPICPPPLNTGRATLPLVSVDLPSGSAMPPLPVALSTHSRTQSPMEIPKRESAILPQPSILPVPGMHTRAGSGFSTKVSSVPLTVATESSRNQHPDHTAWLTDHFLQRVSAHLPDGLHPPSTSSHPPSSRPPATLGIPVPSAADPVQALHPSEHPATFPEEASAKPGIFLPGFTQTGQLFREEIELERQRQEVQEAQRRVQGQREALLLQQKEQEEDLREQWRRQKEALDALLSANTQPNPDSDDDATGLENIETDRLTLMTTLLRAIEQSDSHSPSSVEAYQNKETAAHLQPPANDPTHQSDRCHGPAPPSHPHAPRAPKPPVARTRPGVMEMMRMEQHELSAIQEVETPANGSLVTEETARLSLPGAVGVSQEQEPPAPPDGGPPGSSKSSREEPSAGIGTGSGTGTGSGRSSKLSWRDRLRLEAGAFPESDPGSAHPEQMSQNSSDSGRCGLGYFGPETSNFKPHPEVEGVSLHSAHRPSEPDGLSSTTISSGSYVTTEPDHSSNHIGLSGRGGATLEDSSSSDGAPPTRKCLPQRRLHPQHHLCTTAASSAS; from the exons atgaagaggaaggtggcTCGATTACGGTTAAGTCCCAACGAAGAGGCTAAACTTATACGAGAAGAACACGAAAGGAGGCGGAAACTGCGAATACAACAG GTGCGTGAACAGGAACGGTATATTGCACTGCAGATCCGCAGAGAAGTCAACCGCAGACGGGAACACGAAATTCAGATCCTGGCCGAGGAGTTGAAACAGGATTGGGAGCGACAACAAAAAGAGAAACTGGAGACACTACATAAGTTGTATCAGGAGAGCCTCCAACTTTtgggagagggacacagaagtgcaaaagaaaat GAACCTGATTGGGAAGCCATAGCACAGAAACATGAGGAGAATCACAATAGAGCAGCAGAACGCTATCACAACGCCCTGAAAGAGCTCAAATCACAGAGGCAGAAGGAACAAGAGGAACAGAATCG TTTCATCCAGGCCAGGAAGAAAGCTGTTCAGGTTGAGAAAATGCGAGCTGCTAAAGTGGCCAACCTGCCACCCCGACCACCAAACCCTATTGAG AGTATTCCATCCAAGAAGCTGGTAGCAGTGAAGAAATCTGACGTGGATGCCTTCTCTGTGACCCACTATCACATGCCTGAGACTGCAGTGGACAAGGAGGTGGACACAAGACAG CCCAGCGCCCAGCAGCAGGCGGAGCAGGAGATGAGGCGTGTGCAGGAGCTGgcgcaggaggagcaggtggagcgccaggagcagctggagaagGCACGGCTGAGAGGGAACCacgctctgagggtggagaaACTCACACAG gaccgAGATCGCTTCCTTGTGGAGCTGGAGCACATGCAGCAGACAGAGCTGCTCCGAAGGAGACAGGTGGTGTCCCAGATGCCTGCTCAGATCTTCCAGCCCCTGTACAAGaggcaggaggtgagggaggactgGCAGAGGGACATGGAGTTCGCCTTCGAAGACATGTACACCGGAGAGAGAC GTGTGAAAGGTGACCTGGTGCTCCAGCTGGTCCCAGAGTCCCTCCCAGCCATGTCCACAGACAGCCAGGACCAGGAGCTGGATCTCACTCTAGAGGACGTCCCCTCCGCGGCCACAGCCCTTGAAGTCACACCCGGGGACCAGCAGGGACACGGCCATGACTCCGACCACCAGGTCCCAGCCGCCCAGAGACAAG AAGAACCCTCCAGTCCAGGAGGGGGTGCTCGTCGGCAGGCCCTGAGGAAACTCCTCAACCGCATCAGAACCCAGAAACGTCAGTGTGGTTCCGGGGGCGTCCGCGACCTGCCAACCGAGCGCCAGACGTCCGACCAGGATATGACCATCGACACTGGTTCCCTGGGCAGTGAGGAGAAGGAGCGTCCTGTCACCTCGGGCGTCCAGCCTTCTGAGTCCCGTCAGGCACCGCCTCATG TGTTGGAGACAACAGAGGAGTCCATTGTGGCTGGCACCTTGCTCCATCCTGGTACGCACGCCAACAGAATCCACACGTTCGAAGCAGACAGGAAGAAACGG gaggaggagctggagaggcagAAACAGGAGCAGCTGGacctgctgcaggagctggaggagcagaaggccacactggagctgctgctgcaggaggcCCACCAGGAGAGACAGCAGCTACAAGCTGCTGTGGAGCAACATGACACTGCTGTTGGGCCCATAAAG CCTGCGAGCTGCGTAGACGAGGATACGCAGTCCCGCAAAATACGAGAGTACCAGCAACGTCTACTACAACAGAACAG GCTCCATAAGCAGTCCGTGGAGCAGGCTCGCCTACGTCTGGAAGATTACCAACGCACTCTCCGATACCGCTACAACAGCACTATGACAGCAACGCAAGCCACTCGTGGACCTATCAATCCCATCTGCCCTCCGCCACTCAATACTGGCCGAGCGACGCTACCCTTGGTCTCTGTAGATCTCCCCTCTGGCTCTGCAATGCCTCCTCTCCCTGTAGCACTTAGCACCCATTCTAGAACCCAGTCCCCTATGGAAATCCCTAAACGAGAGTCGGCCATTTTGCCTCAACCCTCCATTCTTCCTGTTCCTGGGATGCATACAAGAGCCGGCTCAGGCTTTTCCACCAAGGTCTCATCAGTGCCACTAACAGTCGCCACAGAAAGCTCCAGAAACCAGCACCCCGATCATACTGCTTGGCTGACTGATCATTTCCTCCAGAGAGTTTCCGCCCACCTTCCAGATGGGCTACACCCCCCCTCGACCTCctcacaccccccctcctccagaccgCCTGCCACCTTGGGTATCCCAGTCCCATCTGCGGCAGACCCTGTCCAAGCCCTCCACCCATCTGAACACCCAGCCACATTTCCAGAGGAGGCCTCGGCGAAGCCTGGGATTTTCCTACCAGGGTTCACCCAGACCGGGCAGCTTTTCAGGGAGGAGATTGAgttggagaggcagaggcaggaggtgcaggaggcCCAGCGGAGGGTGCAGGGCCAGAGGGAGGCCCTCCTGCTGCagcagaaggagcaggaggaggacctgagggagcagtggaggagacagaaggaggcaTTGGACGCACTACTTAGTGCTAACACACAG CCAAACCCAGACAGTGATGATGATGCAACGGGCTTGGAGAACATAGAGACCGACCGCCTCACTCTGATGACGACCCTACTCAGAGCCATCGAGCAGTCTGACAGCCACAGCCCGTCGTCTGTAGAGGCCTATCAGAATAAAGAAACAGCAGCCCACCTTCAGCCACCGGCCAATG ACCCCACCCACCAGAGCGACCGTTGCCATGGGCCCGCCCCTCCCTCGCATCCCCATGCCCCCCGGGCACCCAAACCCCCTGTGGCCCGTACCAGGCCGGGCGTCATGGAGATGATGAGGATGGAGCAACACGAGCTCAGTGCCATCCAGGAAGTGGAGACGCCAGCCAATGGCAGTCTAGTCACAG AGGAGACTGCCAGACTGTCTCTCCCAGGAGCCGTAGGAGTCTCCCAGGAGCAGGAAcccccagctcctccagacGGGGGCCCTCCCGGCAGCTCCAAGTCCAGCCGAGAAGAGCCCTCGGCTGGGATAGGGACCGGCAGTGGGACTGGGACGGGGAGTGGTAGATCCAGCAAGCTGTcctggagagacagactgaggcTAGAGGCGGGGGCCTTTCCGGAATCTG ATCCTGGATCAGCTCACCCTGAACAAATGTCCCAGAATTCTTCTGATTCTGGCAGATGTGGCCTCGGATACTTTGGACCAGAAACCTCCAACTTCAAACCCCATCCAGAG GTGGAAGGCGTGTCTCTCCACTCGGCCCACAGACCCTCGGAGCCCGACggtctctcctccaccaccatctcctCTGGAAGCTACGTCACCACCGAGCCAGACCACAGCTCCAACCACATAG GTTTgtcaggaaggggaggagctacACTGgaggactcctcctcctccgacggAGCTCCTCCTACAAGGAAGTGTCTCCCCCAGCGTCGCCTGCATCCGCAGCATCACCTCTGCACAACAGCAGCATCCAGCGCATCATAG
- the cep295 gene encoding centrosomal protein of 295 kDa isoform X1, which translates to MKRKVARLRLSPNEEAKLIREEHERRRKLRIQQVREQERYIALQIRREVNRRREHEIQILAEELKQDWERQQKEKLETLHKLYQESLQLLGEGHRSAKENEPDWEAIAQKHEENHNRAAERYHNALKELKSQRQKEQEEQNRFIQARKKAVQVEKMRAAKVANLPPRPPNPIESIPSKKLVAVKKSDVDAFSVTHYHMPETAVDKEVDTRQPSAQQQAEQEMRRVQELAQEEQVERQEQLEKARLRGNHALRVEKLTQDRDRFLVELEHMQQTELLRRRQVVSQMPAQIFQPLYKRQEVREDWQRDMEFAFEDMYTGERRVKGDLVLQLVPESLPAMSTDSQDQELDLTLEDVPSAATALEVTPGDQQGHGHDSDHQVPAAQRQEEPSSPGGGARRQALRKLLNRIRTQKRQCGSGGVRDLPTERQTSDQDMTIDTGSLGSEEKERPVTSGVQPSESRQAPPHVLETTEESIVAGTLLHPGTHANRIHTFEADRKKREEELERQKQEQLDLLQELEEQKATLELLLQEAHQERQQLQAAVEQHDTAVGPIKPASCVDEDTQSRKIREYQQRLLQQNRLHKQSVEQARLRLEDYQRTLRYRYNSTMTATQATRGPINPICPPPLNTGRATLPLVSVDLPSGSAMPPLPVALSTHSRTQSPMEIPKRESAILPQPSILPVPGMHTRAGSGFSTKVSSVPLTVATESSRNQHPDHTAWLTDHFLQRVSAHLPDGLHPPSTSSHPPSSRPPATLGIPVPSAADPVQALHPSEHPATFPEEASAKPGIFLPGFTQTGQLFREEIELERQRQEVQEAQRRVQGQREALLLQQKEQEEDLREQWRRQKEALDALLSANTQPNPDSDDDATGLENIETDRLTLMTTLLRAIEQSDSHSPSSVEAYQNKETAAHLQPPANDPTHQSDRCHGPAPPSHPHAPRAPKPPVARTRPGVMEMMRMEQHELSAIQEVETPANGSLVTEETARLSLPGAVGVSQEQEPPAPPDGGPPGSSKSSREEPSAGIGTGSGTGTGSGRSSKLSWRDRLRLEAGAFPESDPGSAHPEQMSQNSSDSGRCGLGYFGPETSNFKPHPEVEGVSLHSAHRPSEPDGLSSTTISSGSYVTTEPDHSSNHIDVSLLFAGFGEGLSGRGGATLEDSSSSDGAPPTRKCLPQRRLHPQHHLCTTAASSAS; encoded by the exons atgaagaggaaggtggcTCGATTACGGTTAAGTCCCAACGAAGAGGCTAAACTTATACGAGAAGAACACGAAAGGAGGCGGAAACTGCGAATACAACAG GTGCGTGAACAGGAACGGTATATTGCACTGCAGATCCGCAGAGAAGTCAACCGCAGACGGGAACACGAAATTCAGATCCTGGCCGAGGAGTTGAAACAGGATTGGGAGCGACAACAAAAAGAGAAACTGGAGACACTACATAAGTTGTATCAGGAGAGCCTCCAACTTTtgggagagggacacagaagtgcaaaagaaaat GAACCTGATTGGGAAGCCATAGCACAGAAACATGAGGAGAATCACAATAGAGCAGCAGAACGCTATCACAACGCCCTGAAAGAGCTCAAATCACAGAGGCAGAAGGAACAAGAGGAACAGAATCG TTTCATCCAGGCCAGGAAGAAAGCTGTTCAGGTTGAGAAAATGCGAGCTGCTAAAGTGGCCAACCTGCCACCCCGACCACCAAACCCTATTGAG AGTATTCCATCCAAGAAGCTGGTAGCAGTGAAGAAATCTGACGTGGATGCCTTCTCTGTGACCCACTATCACATGCCTGAGACTGCAGTGGACAAGGAGGTGGACACAAGACAG CCCAGCGCCCAGCAGCAGGCGGAGCAGGAGATGAGGCGTGTGCAGGAGCTGgcgcaggaggagcaggtggagcgccaggagcagctggagaagGCACGGCTGAGAGGGAACCacgctctgagggtggagaaACTCACACAG gaccgAGATCGCTTCCTTGTGGAGCTGGAGCACATGCAGCAGACAGAGCTGCTCCGAAGGAGACAGGTGGTGTCCCAGATGCCTGCTCAGATCTTCCAGCCCCTGTACAAGaggcaggaggtgagggaggactgGCAGAGGGACATGGAGTTCGCCTTCGAAGACATGTACACCGGAGAGAGAC GTGTGAAAGGTGACCTGGTGCTCCAGCTGGTCCCAGAGTCCCTCCCAGCCATGTCCACAGACAGCCAGGACCAGGAGCTGGATCTCACTCTAGAGGACGTCCCCTCCGCGGCCACAGCCCTTGAAGTCACACCCGGGGACCAGCAGGGACACGGCCATGACTCCGACCACCAGGTCCCAGCCGCCCAGAGACAAG AAGAACCCTCCAGTCCAGGAGGGGGTGCTCGTCGGCAGGCCCTGAGGAAACTCCTCAACCGCATCAGAACCCAGAAACGTCAGTGTGGTTCCGGGGGCGTCCGCGACCTGCCAACCGAGCGCCAGACGTCCGACCAGGATATGACCATCGACACTGGTTCCCTGGGCAGTGAGGAGAAGGAGCGTCCTGTCACCTCGGGCGTCCAGCCTTCTGAGTCCCGTCAGGCACCGCCTCATG TGTTGGAGACAACAGAGGAGTCCATTGTGGCTGGCACCTTGCTCCATCCTGGTACGCACGCCAACAGAATCCACACGTTCGAAGCAGACAGGAAGAAACGG gaggaggagctggagaggcagAAACAGGAGCAGCTGGacctgctgcaggagctggaggagcagaaggccacactggagctgctgctgcaggaggcCCACCAGGAGAGACAGCAGCTACAAGCTGCTGTGGAGCAACATGACACTGCTGTTGGGCCCATAAAG CCTGCGAGCTGCGTAGACGAGGATACGCAGTCCCGCAAAATACGAGAGTACCAGCAACGTCTACTACAACAGAACAG GCTCCATAAGCAGTCCGTGGAGCAGGCTCGCCTACGTCTGGAAGATTACCAACGCACTCTCCGATACCGCTACAACAGCACTATGACAGCAACGCAAGCCACTCGTGGACCTATCAATCCCATCTGCCCTCCGCCACTCAATACTGGCCGAGCGACGCTACCCTTGGTCTCTGTAGATCTCCCCTCTGGCTCTGCAATGCCTCCTCTCCCTGTAGCACTTAGCACCCATTCTAGAACCCAGTCCCCTATGGAAATCCCTAAACGAGAGTCGGCCATTTTGCCTCAACCCTCCATTCTTCCTGTTCCTGGGATGCATACAAGAGCCGGCTCAGGCTTTTCCACCAAGGTCTCATCAGTGCCACTAACAGTCGCCACAGAAAGCTCCAGAAACCAGCACCCCGATCATACTGCTTGGCTGACTGATCATTTCCTCCAGAGAGTTTCCGCCCACCTTCCAGATGGGCTACACCCCCCCTCGACCTCctcacaccccccctcctccagaccgCCTGCCACCTTGGGTATCCCAGTCCCATCTGCGGCAGACCCTGTCCAAGCCCTCCACCCATCTGAACACCCAGCCACATTTCCAGAGGAGGCCTCGGCGAAGCCTGGGATTTTCCTACCAGGGTTCACCCAGACCGGGCAGCTTTTCAGGGAGGAGATTGAgttggagaggcagaggcaggaggtgcaggaggcCCAGCGGAGGGTGCAGGGCCAGAGGGAGGCCCTCCTGCTGCagcagaaggagcaggaggaggacctgagggagcagtggaggagacagaaggaggcaTTGGACGCACTACTTAGTGCTAACACACAG CCAAACCCAGACAGTGATGATGATGCAACGGGCTTGGAGAACATAGAGACCGACCGCCTCACTCTGATGACGACCCTACTCAGAGCCATCGAGCAGTCTGACAGCCACAGCCCGTCGTCTGTAGAGGCCTATCAGAATAAAGAAACAGCAGCCCACCTTCAGCCACCGGCCAATG ACCCCACCCACCAGAGCGACCGTTGCCATGGGCCCGCCCCTCCCTCGCATCCCCATGCCCCCCGGGCACCCAAACCCCCTGTGGCCCGTACCAGGCCGGGCGTCATGGAGATGATGAGGATGGAGCAACACGAGCTCAGTGCCATCCAGGAAGTGGAGACGCCAGCCAATGGCAGTCTAGTCACAG AGGAGACTGCCAGACTGTCTCTCCCAGGAGCCGTAGGAGTCTCCCAGGAGCAGGAAcccccagctcctccagacGGGGGCCCTCCCGGCAGCTCCAAGTCCAGCCGAGAAGAGCCCTCGGCTGGGATAGGGACCGGCAGTGGGACTGGGACGGGGAGTGGTAGATCCAGCAAGCTGTcctggagagacagactgaggcTAGAGGCGGGGGCCTTTCCGGAATCTG ATCCTGGATCAGCTCACCCTGAACAAATGTCCCAGAATTCTTCTGATTCTGGCAGATGTGGCCTCGGATACTTTGGACCAGAAACCTCCAACTTCAAACCCCATCCAGAG GTGGAAGGCGTGTCTCTCCACTCGGCCCACAGACCCTCGGAGCCCGACggtctctcctccaccaccatctcctCTGGAAGCTACGTCACCACCGAGCCAGACCACAGCTCCAACCACATAG ATGTGTCTCTGCTCTTTGCTGGATTTGGAGAAGGTTTgtcaggaaggggaggagctacACTGgaggactcctcctcctccgacggAGCTCCTCCTACAAGGAAGTGTCTCCCCCAGCGTCGCCTGCATCCGCAGCATCACCTCTGCACAACAGCAGCATCCAGCGCATCATAG